In the Terriglobia bacterium genome, TGCTGCTGTCGCGCCCAGTGCCGTTGAGATGGCTAACGTTGACGAACCGATTATCAGTTTTGAAGGCGACATAGTCCGGGGCCAATTCGTAAGCGAGGTGGCCGGGAAGAAGACTTACGTCACCGTGGCGGGCCATCTGGGATCGAAAAACGGATATGCGACTTTTGAGCCCACGGAATTCAAAGTGGGAGACCTGAAGGTGCCGGTATCGCTGGTCAACGACGCCCTACAGAAGAAAATGCTGGAACAGCAGGAGCGCCTGAAACTCCCGGATTTCGTCAGCGAGGTGCGGGTGGAGAACAGCCAACTGGTGGTGAAGCAGAAGTAGAAGTGATCACAAAAGCTTCAGGGTTTCAAAGCTCACCGGCGCCGCGCAGCGCAAGATGATCTTTGAAACCCTGAAAACTAGAAACTAGAAACCCGAAACTGAAACTGTCTTAGTTAGTTCTTGCCGGCTGCTGCGCCAGCGGCTTCGGCGACCCCGCTGGTTTGGGCTTGCCGAGCAGGTCGCGCATCTTCTCCACCATCACGCCCGATACCGCTCCCACCACCCGCATGCTGCCTCCGCCCCTGGTCGTCACCGGCGCAGCCTCCATCATCTGTTCGATCTGGTGTGCCAGATCCGCGGTCGGCCCGCCCTTGGTGACGAACACGTCGATGCACTCGCGCGGCGCATCTTTCGGCAGCCACGGCAATGCCGTCAGGATCAGCACCGGCACATCGGCGCGCATGTTTTTCATCTTCCGCGCCACTTGGCCACCGTTCATTTCCGGCATTTCATAATCGAGCACCACCGCATCCACGTCGTGCGAGCGGAAATAACGCAGCCCTTCTTTCGCGCTGCTGGCGGTGGTCACATGGAAATCGAAGGTCTCGAGCAGAATCTTGCGCACCTGCAAGCTCTGCTCATCATCGTCAATGCAAAGGACTTCCCGTTGCCGCATGTAATCTCCTTTGGCGTGGGCCCCGTCAAAAGCGGCATTCGCGCCAACCGAGGGGAGACTGCTCCCTGGGAACGGGGGCAGCGATTGAACATAGGGTGCTATGGCACCTCATGTGCCACATAAATGGTGCATTAGGCTCAATTACTTAGAGCGCGGCTGAGGGAAACTTCCAGGGAATTTTTACCTGATTTGGCAAAATTGTGGCGGCAAGCGGGCTAGCCACGGAGGACACTGAGGCCAAAGAAAATCGCAACATGAGACGGAGAAAGCGTGACCTCAGACAAGCCGGAATGCTGGATGACCGATAGGTTTCCTTCGTGATGCTGCCCTGTTATTTCTCTGTGACCTCTGTGGCTAAAGCATGCAACTCGGCACTCGGAACTCGCAACTACCATCCCGCCGCCCAGCGGTGCCCGCGCACGTCCGCCCCGGCCTTGATCACTCTACTACGAGTGTCGTACTCGATCATGGTTGGCGAACTCGAGTTTTGCCAGTCGCCCTGCATGATCAGCTTGTGACCCAGCGCGCGCAGCTCTTCGAGCGTTGATTCGTGGAAGCGGCTCTCCACCTGCAGGCCGAGCGGATTGTCGCCGTGGTCGTCGAAGGAGCTGTACATGGCCACCGAGTTGAACCGCGGCGCCTCCACCGCTTCCTGGGGCTGCATGCCAAACTCCATCACGTTCAGGAAAACTTGCAGCAGCGTCTGGTCCTGGCTGTCGCCGCCGGGGGTGGAAAATGCCAGCCACGGCTTGCCGTTTCTCAGCGCCAGGGTCGGCGTCAGCGTGATGCGCGGCCTTTTGCGCGGCCCGATCTGGTTGGGATGTCCCGGCGTGAGCACAAATGCCTGCGCGCGCTGCGTCAACGGAATGCCGGTGTCGGCGGCCATCATCGCCGGAATCCAGGCGCCGCTCGGGGTCGCCGAAAACATGTTTCCGTCCTGATCCATCACGTTGACGCAGGTGGTGTCCTGATGCTCCGCGTTGCGCATGCGCAAGCGGGCTTTGGCGAACTCCGCCGGCGCCTCCGCCTTCATCCGCTGCGGATCGCCGACGCGATGATCGGGCGACGCCAGCTTCGCGTTCATTAGCCCCCGCCGCACATTCGCGTATTCCTTCGAGATCAGTTGCGCGGGAATTTTGCTGACGTGCGGGTCGCCGTAATACGCGTCGCGGTCGGCGTACCCCAGCTTCATCGCCTCCACCACCGTGTGCACGTACTGCGGCGAGTTGTGCCCCATGCTTCTCAGATCGAAGGCCTCCAGCAGGTTCAGGTTTTGCAGGAACACCGGGCTCTGGCTCCAGTAGCTGACCTTATAAACGTCTGCGCCGCGGTAGCTGGTGGTCAGCGGACGCTCGACTTGCGCGCGAAACGAATTGATATCGCGCTCGCGCAGCAGGCATCCCACTTCCTCGCAGTACTTGGCGATCTTTTTCGCGATCGGCCCGCGATAGAAATAGTCCCGCACGGCATCAATCGCCGCCGCGCGCTTCCTCCGCTTGGCCTTTTTTTCCGCGTCCGCCATGGCTTGCAGCGTTTTTGCCAGCTCGGGCTGCGACCACACCGCGCCCTGTTCCACTGCCTTCCCCTTCGGCTTGTACACGCGCTCGGACGTCTTCCACTTCGAGTACGTCGGCTCGTGCTGCTGCAGCGTGCCGGCCAGGCGCTGGTCGGCGGGAAATCCCTGCGCCAGTTCGATCGCCGGCTCGATCACCTCGCTGAAGCTCATCGTGCCGAATTCCTCGAGCGCCACCAGCAGCCCGTCGATCATTCCTGGCACGATCGCGCTCAGCGGCCCGTAGGCGGGAATAATTCCGTTGCGTCCCTGGATCATCACCGGAAACGGCCCGCGGCGCGGGTCGTTGGCCGGCAGGTTCAGATAGAACGACGCCGTTGCCAGTTCCGGCGCGACGCCGGTGCCGTTGACCGCCACCACCGGCTTGCCCTTGAGCTTGATCAGGATTGGAACTTCGCCGCCCAGCCCGCAACTGGCCTGCTCCACCACGCCGGCCGCGAACACCGTCGCCACGCCCGCATCCACCGCGTTGCCGCCCTGGTGCAACATGCGCATGCCGGCCTCGACCACCAGCGGATGTCCCGCTACCACCACGCCTCGCCGCCCCATCACCTGCGGCTTCAGCGTGGTGGGTACAAAGCTGTGCGGCGTGTAGGAGCCCTTCTCGGTCATGTCGCCACTCCTTGAGAAAAATCTCAATTTACCACGATGCGCTTTTACCACCGAGACACCGGGACCACCGAGACGCACCGAGAAAACTTCTACAGAATTCTCGGTGACCCTCGGTGTCCTCGGTGACTCGGTGGTGAATTGGAATGTGAGCTAGAAGGCGATCTTCGTCAGTACTGCCAGCAGGACGAACCCGGAAATCAGTCCCAGCGACGGCGATTTCGAATCCGACTGCGCGTGGCTCTCCGGAATAAGCTGGTCCGACGCCACAAAAATCATCGCACCCGCCGCCAGCGCCATGCCGAAGGGCAGCATGCCGTCGAGCTTGCTGGCGAACCACACGCCCACCGCGGCCGCCAGCGGTTCGGTCAATCCCGATAGCGACGCCCACGCGATCGCCCGTGCTCGCGAGAACCCGGCGGCGCGCAGCGGCATGGCCACCGCCAATCCTTCGGGAATGTTTTGCAGCGCGATCGCGATCGCCACAATTGCGCCCAAGCCTTTCGTCCCGCTACCGAATGCGACGCCGATGGCCAATCCTTCCGGCACGTGATGCAGCGTGAGCGCCGCTGCCATCAGTATTCCCAGCTGTTTGCTGCGCCCGGTGATTTGCGGCGCGAAGTGCGGCTCCAAGTGTGGCACGGCGAGTTCCAGAAGGTACACCAGCAACGCACCGCACAGCAGTCCCAGTGCCGCCGGCACGATCCCTTTGCGCGACAGCGCCGGCCACAGCAGCGTGATCGAGCCGGCTGCCAGCATCACCCCCGCCGAGAATCCCAGCAGGGTGTCGTACAGGCGGCGCGAAATGCGCGGCAGCAGCGCGATCATCACGCCGCCCAGGCCCGTCGCCAGGCCCGCCAGCAAACTCGCTACCAGCGCCGCTTTCATGAATCCCTATTCCTCAGAATCACTCCTCGACAAAAACGCCCGGCTTTGTTCGCCGGGCTTACTTCCGCATTGGCTAATGGCTAATAGCTAATAGCTAATGGCTAACAGCTAATACGCAAACCCATCCGGCTGGCTCACGGCTCCGATCCTGACCTGGTGATCGATGTACACCCGCCCGGCGTGCAGCGCTTCTTCGTTCATCTTCACCAGGTTCGGCTTTTTCACCATCGTCTCGATCACCGCCATCGCGGTCTCCGGCGACAGGCACTCGGTTTCCTCCAGCAGCGCACCCAGCATGACCACGTTGGCCACCTTTGCGGACCCGAGCCGGTCGGCAATCTCCGACGCCGGCACGCAGACCACCCGCGCGTGCGTGATCACAAAATCTTCCGGGAGACTGTCGCGGTTGTAGAGGATCAGTCCCCCGGGCGCCACTGCGGGCGCGAACTTGCGCAGCGACTGCTCGGTCATCGCCACCAGCACTTCCGGATGCGTGACCAGCGGCGATCCGATCCGCTCCTGCGACAGGCACACGTGACAATGGGCGCTGCCCGAGCGCATCTCCGGCCCGTATGACGGCAGCCAGCTCACCTCCATGTGCTCGCGCATGCCCATCTCCGCCAGCAGGACGCCCAGCAGCAGCACGCCCTGGCCGCCGAACCCGGCCACCTTGATGGTGCACTCCTTGCCATGGTGGTGGGGCTCGGGTCCCTGACTTGCGTCTTCTGTCAGCTCCAGCGCTTCAGCGACGCTCTTCTGCGGCACGTCGATCTTCGGGATCTCAACTTTGCGGTCGCGCAACACGCCCAGCGGAAACACCGGAATCATTTTTTCCGCCACGAACTTGCGGGCTTCCACCGGGTCCTGTTTCCAGATCGTCGGGCACGGTGACAAGATTTCCACCAGCGAAAATCCCGCGTTATCGCGCTGCAACTCCAGCGCCTTCCGGATCGCCTTGCGCGCCCGCATGATGTTCTTGTTGTCGGAAAGCGCCACCCGCTCGATGTACACCGGCGCTTCCAGCGTCGCCAGTAATTCCGAAACGTGCAGGGGGAAGCCTTCGTTCGACGGGCGCCGTCCCCACGGGCTGGTGGTGGAGGTCTGCCCCACCATGGTCGTGGGCGCCATCTGCCCGCCGGTCATCCCATAAATCGCGTTGTTGATGAAGAACACCGTGATCTTCTCGCCGCGATTGGCGGCGTGCACGATCTCCGCCGTTCCGATCGCCGCCAGGTCGCCATCGCCCTGGTAGCTGATCACGATCTTGCCGGGGCAGGCGCGCTTGATGCCGGTCGCCACCGCCGGCGCCCGCCCGTGCGCCGCCTGCACGTTGCCGGTATTGAAGTAGTAGTAGGCGAAGACCGAGCAGCCCACCGGGCTGACAAAGATGGTCCGCTCCTGCAGCCCCAGTTGCTCAATCGCCTCGGCGATCAGCTTGTGCGCCACTCCGTGCCCGCAGCCCGGGCAGTAGTGGGTTTGGTGTTGCAGTTCGCCCTTGCGATCATAGCGGTCGTAGAAGACCGGCGACTTCTCGTGAAGAATCTCGTATTCCGCCACTGCTAGCCTCCGCCTTCAATCGGCAATCGACAATCGGCAATGCTTTTACTGACCACTAGCCACTGACCACTGACCACTGTTCTCACACTTCCGCTCCCACGCACTCCAGCATGCGCGCGTGTACTTCCTCGACCGACGGCACGTTCCCGCCGATGCGCGAATACAATTCGACCGGCACCTTGCCGTTGACCGCCAGCCTCACGTCCTCCACCATCTGGCCGGTGCTCATCTCTACCGTCAGCACCGTCTTGCAGCGCGTCGCCGTCTCCAGCAGCGCGTGCGAGGGGAACGGCCACAGCGTGATCGGACGGAACAACCCCGCCCTGACCCCGCGGGCACGCGCCTCGTCCACCGCCGAGCGCAGCACTCGGGACACGATCCCGTATCCAACTACCAGGATCTCGGCGTCGTCAGTGCGGTAGGTTTCATGCCGCGGCTCGAGCTGCTGCGCCAGCTTGTACTTCTGTTCCAGCTTGCGCTCGTGTTTCTCCAGGTCGTCGGGCTCGAGATAGATGGATGAGATCAGGTTGTGCTGCGTTTCCGGCGTGCCCTTCACCGCCCACGGCTTTGCCCGCTCCGTGCTCTCGATTTCTTCCAGCTCGATCGGCTCCATCATCTGCCCGACAAAGCCGTCGGTCATCACGATCACCGGGTTGCGATAGCGGTCGGCGAGATCGAAGGCGAGCATCGTCAAATCGGCCATCTCCTGAACCGACTCCGGCGCCAGCACCAGGTTGTGATAATTTCCGTGCCCGCCGCCCTTGACCATGGCGAAGTAATCGCTCTGCTCCGGCGCTATGTTTCCCAACCCCGGCCCACCGCGCACCACGTCCACGATCACGCACGGCAGCTCGGAGCCGCACAGGTAGGAAATTCCCTCCTGCATCAGGCTCAGCCCCGGTCCCGAGGACGCGGTCATCACCCGCACGCCCGCGGAAGCCGCCCCGTACACCATGTTGATGGACGCGACCTCGCTCTCCGCCTGCACGAAGGTCCCGCCGACCTCCGGGATGTAGAGCGCGGCGTATTCGGCAATCTCGCTGGCCGGCGTGATGGGATATCCGTAATAGGCGCGGCAGCCCGCCAGCACCGCGCCCTTGACCACCGCCACGTTGCCCTTACACAGATGCCGCATGGGTGGCCTCCACCGCGCGCGCAGGCGCCGGCATCCGGTACACCGTGATCGCGCCCGGTTCCGGGCAGCAGTAGAAGCAGATGCCGCACCCGGTGCAGCCCTCGCCGGCGTAGGCCGCCGGATGCGCTCCGTAGGCGTTCAGCTCCGCCGCCAGCGACAAGCACTTCGGCGGGCACGAATCCACGCACAAGCCGCAGCCCTTACATTCTTCAATGTTGATCTTCACCTTGCCGCGCGACACAGCCGCCATCATTCACCTCGCCGTTAATCTGCTGATCTAGTGATTTGTGATGGAGTGATTTCGATGGGGCCGCATCGCCGCGGCGCTGCGGCGCTGCCAATCGCTAAATCACAAATCACTAAATCACTCAATGCGTCCTGACAGCTTACTCCTGAAGCCCGAAGCCTAAGTCACCGCCGCCAGCGCCACGTGGTTCCTGTGCAGCCACTTGGTGCGCTCGCAGTATTCGAACAGCGAATTGCGGAACTTCGGGTGGGCAATCGAGATCAGCGCCTCAGCCCGCTGCCGGATCGTCTTGCCGTGCAGGTAGGCGATGCCGTACTCGGTCACCACGTACCTGGTCAGGCCGCGCGAGGTGACCACGCCCGCGCCCGGGTCCAACATGGGCGTGATCCGCGACACGGTATCACCCTTCGCCGTCGCCGGCAGCGCGATGATCGGCTTTCCGCCCTTGGACCGCGAGGCCCCGCGGATGAAGTCCACCTGCCCGCCGATCCCGCTGTAAAACTGCGTGCCGATGGAGTCGGCGCACACCTGCCCCGTCAAATCCACCTGCAGCGCCGAGTTGATGGCGATCATTTGGTCGTTGCGCGCGATCTGCATCGGGTCATTAGTGAAGGCATTCGGCCGGAATTCGAAAATCGGGTTTTCGTTGACATAATCGAACAGCCGTTTGCTGCCCAGCACGAACGACACCACGATCTTGCGCGGCAACAGCGTTTTGCGCCGGCCGGTCAGGGCGCCCGAGTCGATCAGCGCGATCACTCCGTCGCTCACCAGTTCGGTGTGCACGCCCAGGTCCTGGCGGTCGGTCAGGTAGGCCAGCACCGCGTCGGGGATGCCGCCGATGCCGGTTTGCAGCGTCGAACCATCCTCGATCAGCGTTGCCACGTGCTTGGCGATCGCCCGGTGCGTGGGCGTGATCTCGACTTTCGGCGCCTCGCACAGCGGGCGCGACGTTTCCACGAAGGCATCGATCTGGTCGATGTGCAGAAAGCAGTCGCCGTAAGTGCGCGGCATCTGGTCGTTGACCTGCGCCACGGAGTATTTGGCGCAGCGCACCGCCGTCATGGTGGTGTCCACGCCCACGCCCAGCGAGCAGTACCCATGCTGGTCCGGCGGCGAGACCTGGATCAGCGCCACGTCCACCCGCAGTTGGCCGCAGTCGATCAGCCCCTCGATTTCGCTCAGGAACACCGGCGTGTAGTCGGCGCGGCCGTCGTTGACCGCCTCGCGCACGTTCCCCCCGATGAACATGGCGTTGTGGCGGAAGTGCCCCGCCATCTCCGGCGCGACATAAGGCGCGCTTCCCATCGTCATCAGGTGGATGATCTCGACGTCGCGCACAAACGGGGCCCGTTCCATCAGCGCTTCCACCAGCACTTCCGGCTCGGCGCATCCCGGGTGGATGTACACCCGCATCCCCGATTCGACGCAGCGCAGCGCGTCCCCCGCGTTCATCAGCTTGCGTTTGAAATTAACGGACCATGACATGTGCGACCTCGGCTTCCTCTTTGGCTGCCCTGGACTGTTCGTAACCCTGGGCCGCGTAGTACATCGCGCGGTCGAAGAACTGCTCCAGCAACTCCATCATTTCCAGCTCGCCCAACACTTGCTTCGGCTTCTCGATGTTCGCTTCGTGCTTCAGGAAGTCCCACAGGTGCTCCCGGGTGAGGATGATGGCGTACATCAACTCGCTCAGCAGCACGCCCTGCCGCTCGCGTTGCATGCCGATCTCGACGTAACGGCGCGCCACGTCTTCTTCCTTCTTGCTCAGCAGCCATTCCCCCAGGTGGTCGTACACTTCGTAGACCCGTTGCCGAAATTCTTCGCGCGGCACCCGCTTGAAGGTGGCGCACTTCTCGCAATTCTGCAGTTTGATCAGCATGGTTTCGGCCAGCCGGTCGGAATGGTTCTCAATCAGTTGCACCAGGTTTTTTGCCAGCGACATCACTTCTCTCCTTCGTCGTCCCCGGAGAGCAGCCGTTGCGCCGCCTCCGTGTTCCAGCGTGCGCCGGCCATCAACGGGACAGCGCGTGCTCCATCTTGTGCGCCGACTCGCCGGCGGCTTGCGCCTGTTCGTACCCCAGCGCGGCGTAGTACATGGCGCGGTCGAAGAACTGTTCCAGCAGCTCCATCATTTCCAGCTCGCCGAACACTTCCACCGGCTTCTCGATATTGGCTTCGTGTTTCAGGTACTCCCACAGGTGCTCGCGGGTCAGCATGATGGCCTCCATCAACTGGCTCAGCGGCACACCCTGCATCTGGCGCCGCTTCCCAATCTCGGTGTAGCGCCGCGCGATGTCCTCTTCTTTTTTCCCCAACAGCCACTCGCCCAGGTGGTCGTACAATTCGTAGACTCGCTGCTCGAATTCCTGCGACGGCACCTTGGTGAAGTCGGGGCACTTGTTGGAAGTCTGCAGTTTGACCAGCAGCCCCTTGGCCAGCCGGTCGGCATGGGTTTCAATCAGCCTGACTAAGCGATACGCCAGCAGCATAACCGCCTCCTTGCTTCAAGAAAGGCCTGGTGAGCGGACCTGCTGCCTTCCGGTTCACCAAGACGGTTTTCATTTTGGGTGCCAGCGTTCCTGTTTCTGGGGCCCACATCCCTTAACATCAAAGTGTGGGCTGACACCGCGTTTTTGGCCGTGATATTCATCACAAGTACTCGTGACAACGCTCACTTTTGGCCCTGCCCCTGACCCGAGACATCGTCATCTTCAGTCCTTGCAGTGTTTCTCAAAATGGGCGTGATCCCAAGTCCGCGCCCGGGGGGGGCAGCCTTGAGCTTGTCGAAGGGACGGGGGCGTCCCCCTTGCTTACTGGGACTACCGATCACCGATTGCCGACCACCCACCAGACACAAATTGCGAGCCTCCTCGGCTCGCAATTCGGGACTCGGGACTGGGAACTTGCAACTCATGGCGAAGGCCCGTTCCATCCCTAGCTCAAGAAGAATTCCCGCGTCAGCTCGGTCCAGTTCTGCTCCGGCATCTGTGCCGTCAAGTTGTCCATGGCCACGCCGCCGTCCTGCGCCAGCGCGCCCAGCACCGCCGGCACCCGCTTCTGCAGCCGGCTGGCGGCTTCTTCCGTCCACCACCGCGCCAGCGCCCCGCTCATCAGGTTGCGGAAGTTCGTCTTCGCATCCGGCGACTGCACCGTCACCAGCCAGCCTTCGCCGTACGGGTCCTGGCGCGCCAGTTCCGGCTTCAGCACCAGCGCATCGTTGATGTCCGCCACGCTGCCCTCGATCGGCGACAGCATGTCCACCTTGGCGCCGTCGCGATACACGCTCGCCAGCTTCTGACCCTGCCGGATCCACTGCCCGCGCTGCGGGAGCGACAGCCGCTCCACCTTCCCCATCAGCTTGCTGGCGAAGTCGTCCACCCCGACCCGCACCAGGCTCGGGCTCTCGCTCAGCGCCCAGGTGTGTCCCGGGTGATAGCGCAGGTTGTCCGGCACCTTGAACCCGCCTACCAGGCTGGGCTGCAACGGCGCCACGATCTCGCGCGCTACTGCCGGCTGCACTGCAATCTGCAGCGCCGGCTTCTTGCTGAAGAAGTGATCGATGAGTAGGAACATGATGAAGGTCGAGAGAACCAGGATGACTGTCATATGCTTGCCTCCGGCGGGCCTTTCTTGCTCCGCTACGGGCCGTTCGCCACTTTTCATTAAGGCAATCGCCATGCCACGACACACCAGGCCTGCCGAACCCTCCGCATCGTTTGTCTATGTACCGTAAAACGAATGAGTTGCGCGCTGCGGACGGGAGCGCATTGAACTACTGCTGATGATTTCTACAACGCCGCCTTGATGAGCTTTTCAGCGGCCATTTCGGCTACAATCTCCTTCGCGCATCCAGCAGTAACGGCGAATCAATGACTTACGCTTGTCCCGCCGCCTGCTGATTTCCTCTACAGCGACTGTTGCATTCTTCCGCAACGCAGAGCACGAGCGTGTAATTCATTGCGAATCACAGAAAATAAATGTGATCCCGTCTATAACGACGTTCTCGGCGTCAACGGCGAAGTGTGGCCTGATCGCTCTTTGACACCGGCGACATCGCTATAGACGGGATAACATCCGTTAGAATCCAGCATGCCCGGACACCCTGCAGTGATCGTCCGCATGCGATCGTGCAACCGGGCTCTCTCGGAATGGTGTTAGGTAACAACGCGACGGCGAAGCAGTCGGATATCCCGCCTCCCCACCCTCTGCGCGAGGTCGCGCTCGCGCTCCTGAAGATCGGCGTCACCGCGTTCGGCGGGCCGCCCGCGCACATCGCCATGATGGAAGACGAGTGCGTCCACCGCCGGCGCTGGCTCACCCGCGAGCGCTTCCTCGATTTCCTCGGCGCCGTCAACCTCCTCCCCGGGCCGAACTCCACCGAAATGGCGATCTATCTCGGTTACGTGCGAGGCGGCTGGGCCGGACTCATCCTGGGTGGGGCCTGCTTCATTGTTCCTTCCGCCATTCTTGTCACCGCGCTCGCCTGGGCGTATGTGCGCTTCGGGGCCCTGCCGCAGATGAACGCGTTCCTTTATGCGGTGAAGCCGGTGATCGTCGCCATCATCGCGCGCGCGCTGTGGCGCTACTCGGTCACGGCGCTCAAGACGCCCGTGCTGGTGACGATCGCCATTGCCGCTACCGTCGTCGGGTATTTCGTCCCGCACCCGTTTGGGCTGCTGGCTGCCGCCGCGCTGGTGGCCGCCGCGTTGGAAGCCATGCGCCACCCCATCCGCGATGTGCGCGCCGGGCTTCTTCTTCTGCTGCCGCCAGCCGCCGCCGCTCCCGCGGTCGGGCTGGCGCCGCTGTTCTTCTATTTCCTGAAGGTCGGCGCCGTGCTGTTCGGCAGCGGGTACGTCCTGTTCGCCTTCCTGCGCACCGACTTGGTGGACCGCTGGCACTGGGTGACCAACTCGCAATTGCTCGACGCCATTGCCGTCGGACAGGTGACGCCGGGTCCGATTTCCACTGCCGCGACCTTCCTCGGCTACATCCTGGCGGGACCGCTGGGCGCGCTGGTGGCGACGATTGCCATGTTTCTCCCGGCCTTTGTTTATGTCGCGATCAGCGAGCCGCTGGTGCGCGTGCTGCGCCGCTCGCGCATTGCCGGCGCAGCCCTGGACGGAGTCATCGCCGGGTCGGTGGCGCTGATCGCGGTGGTCACGCTTCAGCTCGGGCGGGCCGCCGTCGTCGACCTGCCGGCCATCCTGATTTTTCTCGTGAGCTTCGCCGTCCTGACCTGGACGCGTCTGAACTCCGCGTGGCTGATTCTGGCAGCAGGAATATTCGGGATGCTGGTTCTGAAGCGTTGACAGGGTCTATCGGTCTGTCCGACAGTTCTTCGGCGATCTCCAACACCGGCTGGGGATGCAGTTGGGACTACGACCGCTACGGCAACCGCTGGCACCAAAACGCCTACAACGGCTCGTGCCCGACGCCAACATTCAGCTTCACCCAGCAGAACAACCGTATTGACGGCTACAGCTACGATGCTGCGGGCAACCTGCTTTCGGGCGGCACGCATACCTATGTTTACGACGCCGAGAACCGGATCGTTTCGGGAGATAATGGCAGCTTCACATACGTTTATGACGCGCAGGGGCGCAGAGTGAAGCGGACCGGGACAGAGAACGTGGAGTACCTGTACGACCTCGGCGGCAGCGCCGTAACGACGCTGAGCGCGTCGGATGGATCGTGGATTCGCGGCGAGATTTACGCTGGCGGGCACCATATTGGCACGTACGCGGACTCGACCACCTACTTTACCCATGCGGATTGGTTGGGGACCGAGCGCGCGCACACGCAAATGGATGGAGGCCTGCACCAATGGTGCACGAATCTGCCTTTCGGCGACGCGCAAAATTGCACAGGAAGCGATCCGAGCCCACGCCACTTCACCGGCAAAGAACGGGATAGCGAGAGCGGCTTAGACGAGTTTGGCGCGCGCTACTACTCGTCCTCGATGGGTCGCTTTATGACTCCCGACTGGGCAGCCAAACCAACATCCGTACCCTATGCAAACTTCGGCAATCCGCAGAGCTTGAATCTCTACAGCTACGTTGAGAACAACCCGACAACAACCGGCGATCCTGATGGGCACGGAGAGTGGTACGACCCAAACGGTAGGCACTTGGGCACCGACGGCGTCAACGATGGGCGAGTCGTAATTCAGAACGCAAGTGCGGTGAGCTACAGCTCCGATCATTCGCTTGTCGATGTGGCAGGTAGTGGTATTCCGATGTACGACATCTCGGGCCATGTGGGCAACGCGATTCAAGATTCAGTTAGCAGGACGTTGGGACGGACGGGGTCAGATACACAGGGAGGATTTCATGAAGAGGGATTCACGGTGGACTCAAACGGTGTGCACAATGCTGCGCCCGGCCCAGCTTACAGACCTGGCGATGACGAGGCGCACATAAACCTAACTATCAATTCTGGCACAATAATCATCGAGCACACGCATCCCGCCGGCACAACGGACCCGAGTGTAGTTATGGGAGGCACGCACTTCAACCAAGAGCCCTCCACCATGCACAACGGAAAGCCTGGGGATATTCAGAATGTCAACAAGGACAACGAGGTCGCACCTGGGGCCATGCATATCGTCGCAGGTGCGGGAGACAACACGGTGCGCTTCTATAATCAGAACGGCACGCAGGCAAGGGTCCCGCTGAACGCGTTTCCTAGGTGCGAGAACGGTAACAACTGCCACTAAGGATTCGGAGCACGAAGAACATGAAAGGCATAGTCAGTCTGGTTATTCTTCTGCTCGTG is a window encoding:
- a CDS encoding glycine cleavage system protein H, yielding MTVILVLSTFIMFLLIDHFFSKKPALQIAVQPAVAREIVAPLQPSLVGGFKVPDNLRYHPGHTWALSESPSLVRVGVDDFASKLMGKVERLSLPQRGQWIRQGQKLASVYRDGAKVDMLSPIEGSVADINDALVLKPELARQDPYGEGWLVTVQSPDAKTNFRNLMSGALARWWTEEAASRLQKRVPAVLGALAQDGGVAMDNLTAQMPEQNWTELTREFFLS
- a CDS encoding RHS repeat-associated core domain-containing protein codes for the protein MDGGLHQWCTNLPFGDAQNCTGSDPSPRHFTGKERDSESGLDEFGARYYSSSMGRFMTPDWAAKPTSVPYANFGNPQSLNLYSYVENNPTTTGDPDGHGEWYDPNGRHLGTDGVNDGRVVIQNASAVSYSSDHSLVDVAGSGIPMYDISGHVGNAIQDSVSRTLGRTGSDTQGGFHEEGFTVDSNGVHNAAPGPAYRPGDDEAHINLTINSGTIIIEHTHPAGTTDPSVVMGGTHFNQEPSTMHNGKPGDIQNVNKDNEVAPGAMHIVAGAGDNTVRFYNQNGTQARVPLNAFPRCENGNNCH
- a CDS encoding 4-hydroxybutyrate CoA-transferase yields the protein MSWSVNFKRKLMNAGDALRCVESGMRVYIHPGCAEPEVLVEALMERAPFVRDVEIIHLMTMGSAPYVAPEMAGHFRHNAMFIGGNVREAVNDGRADYTPVFLSEIEGLIDCGQLRVDVALIQVSPPDQHGYCSLGVGVDTTMTAVRCAKYSVAQVNDQMPRTYGDCFLHIDQIDAFVETSRPLCEAPKVEITPTHRAIAKHVATLIEDGSTLQTGIGGIPDAVLAYLTDRQDLGVHTELVSDGVIALIDSGALTGRRKTLLPRKIVVSFVLGSKRLFDYVNENPIFEFRPNAFTNDPMQIARNDQMIAINSALQVDLTGQVCADSIGTQFYSGIGGQVDFIRGASRSKGGKPIIALPATAKGDTVSRITPMLDPGAGVVTSRGLTRYVVTEYGIAYLHGKTIRQRAEALISIAHPKFRNSLFEYCERTKWLHRNHVALAAVT
- the chrA gene encoding chromate efflux transporter; the protein is MVLGNNATAKQSDIPPPHPLREVALALLKIGVTAFGGPPAHIAMMEDECVHRRRWLTRERFLDFLGAVNLLPGPNSTEMAIYLGYVRGGWAGLILGGACFIVPSAILVTALAWAYVRFGALPQMNAFLYAVKPVIVAIIARALWRYSVTALKTPVLVTIAIAATVVGYFVPHPFGLLAAAALVAAALEAMRHPIRDVRAGLLLLLPPAAAAPAVGLAPLFFYFLKVGAVLFGSGYVLFAFLRTDLVDRWHWVTNSQLLDAIAVGQVTPGPISTAATFLGYILAGPLGALVATIAMFLPAFVYVAISEPLVRVLRRSRIAGAALDGVIAGSVALIAVVTLQLGRAAVVDLPAILIFLVSFAVLTWTRLNSAWLILAAGIFGMLVLKR